The Naumovozyma dairenensis CBS 421 chromosome 2, complete genome genome segment TCCAGATATCACATCATTATTGGAACTAGAGGTAGCATTTGTGCTCAGGTATCCTGCCACGTTACGGCTGGAGCGGACGGTCCTATAGTTGCACCTATTTCAAGCTCAAGTTCCAATCACGGTGATGCACTTACAACCAAAGTCCGATGATCCTTCTCAAGCAGGGCAAGTTCCGACTCCTGCTTTTTAGAGTATTCCCGGTCTCACTGCATTtgatcaaatatatatgtaccCCTTTGCTTCAAATACCATGATGCTTCTTATGCAACCTCCAACTAATTGGCATACTTAAACGGGTGGCCTCCCATGTTACCATATCCTGCACCTAATGCATCTATCGAGGACGCTCAACCATTAGGTGCCCAAATGAGCCAAAATGCCTATTATCCACATGGATTTCCGCATGGACCTCCACCTCCTGCTGCTACTGCCCCTTCTATAACTGAAGATACTGAAAGCCCTTCAAAGGCTGTATCTTCTACTCTTCCCAATATCATTGTTCTGGACAAATTATCCAGTGCTAACGACTTTGgtataaatgaaaaatttcattcaGTTTCTTCAAGCATCTCAAATCGGTGATGTCATTCTTAACAAATTTGGGGAAGCCATAAAACTAATTACATAACGGGAGAAAGCTTATATTATTCAAGTCTTTTCTACCTATGTTATTAGGGAATAATATCCTAAGTGGGCAACTCAAGcactttcaaaaaatgCTGCTCTTTTCGAATTTATCTTACGCAATATGTCTTTAAcccaagaagaagaatctgACACATTCATCTTATCTCAAATTCATAATCTATCATACGATGGTAAGAAGATgcattcttcttctgcaATAACGTTCGTAATCTCACTCGAAGAGCTATCAAAATTCCATAGCCATTCCAGATGCTGTTATTGTGAAACTCTATTACAAGGATTAAAGGGACCTTATAAAACCATGCAATTAAAAGACACACTGGATGAAAGAAGTAAAATcgtttcttcaattctaGAAGACATTCAACGACTATACCATTTATATGGCAACTCAACTTTAAATGCTTCTAACAAAACTGTTCCCACACAACATCTAAGACTGCATTCTATTAACAACTTGTTTAAAAATGATCCCAAGGGACTGAATGATACATCCAAACCTCTGTCAGTCAAAATACTcttatatttaatatataaaagttttttcattttcaatcttttccGGTATCTGTAAATATGGTCCCCTTTTATATGTTTGCATTCTTTGACTCGAACCGTTTcttgtttccttttttaTCGTTCCACctatttctttgtttcatCTTTTGTTTCGACGTAGTTGTTtctatttttgttttatctTTGTATGGTGCATAT includes the following:
- the NDAI0B02880 gene encoding uncharacterized protein (Ty-like retrotransposon), which gives rise to MSLTQEEESDTFILSQIHNLSYDGKKMHSSSAITFVISLEELSKFHSHSRCCYCETLLQGLKGPYKTMQLKDTLDERSKIVSSILEDIQRLYHLYGNSTLNASNKTVPTQHLRLHSINNLFKNDPKGLNDTSKPLSVKILLYLIYKSFFIFNLFRYL